From the genome of Methylocystis bryophila, one region includes:
- a CDS encoding GNAT family N-acetyltransferase — protein sequence MVVSYNDPAADFRLAMTGVCSDVLVAEEDQGHIIGSVLVGHDGHRGWLYYLATATRAQGSGVGRKLVEAAEQWLRERGAVKAQLLVRERNSGVVSFYERLGYEVTPRVLMSKCL from the coding sequence TTGGTCGTGAGCTACAATGATCCAGCCGCCGACTTTCGTCTCGCGATGACGGGCGTCTGCTCTGACGTCCTCGTCGCCGAGGAGGACCAGGGTCATATCATCGGCAGCGTGCTGGTAGGGCACGATGGCCATCGGGGCTGGCTTTACTACCTCGCGACTGCAACGCGAGCGCAAGGTTCCGGAGTCGGTCGCAAACTCGTGGAAGCCGCAGAGCAGTGGCTGCGCGAACGCGGCGCCGTCAAGGCGCAACTCCTCGTGCGAGAAAGGAACTCCGGCGTAGTCTCCTTTTACGAGCGTCTGGGTTATGAAGTAACGCCGCGGGTCCTCATGAGCAAATGCTTGTGA
- a CDS encoding DUF2442 domain-containing protein: protein MSISAESLRFDEDSMWVELSDGRTLGVPLAWFPRLLNASPSQRQAFEISRAGLHWEELDEDISIEGLLAGRGDQTKRRSEAA, encoded by the coding sequence ATGAGCATTTCGGCTGAATCGCTCCGCTTCGACGAGGACAGCATGTGGGTCGAATTGTCGGACGGCCGCACCTTGGGCGTGCCCCTCGCCTGGTTCCCACGACTGCTCAATGCCTCGCCGTCGCAACGGCAGGCCTTCGAAATCAGCCGTGCTGGCCTGCACTGGGAGGAGCTCGACGAGGATATTTCGATCGAGGGGCTTTTGGCGGGGCGCGGCGACCAAACCAAACGGCGTTCAGAAGCAGCGTAG
- a CDS encoding radical SAM protein translates to MSILPIRYVEPVFRPPSEADSLILPVTNGCSWNRCTFCEMYTAPQKRFRPRDEAEVLETIRRCGEIYGDSVKRVFLADGDAITLSIRRLAAVLEAVRRELPGVRRVSSYCLPRNVAKKSVEELRELASLGLSLVYVGAESGDDEVLARVNKGETFESSRAALQKLGEAGIKRSVMILNGLGGETLSRQHAENSAALMNATQPEFLATLTVSFPLGEARFRENFPQWEPLDVVGLMREMEVLLSRLELKRTVFRSDHASNWLILKGTLGADKERLLGELRAAIAAPEAAPLRPAWARGL, encoded by the coding sequence ATGAGCATCCTTCCCATCCGCTATGTCGAGCCCGTCTTTCGGCCGCCGAGCGAGGCGGACTCGCTTATTCTGCCCGTCACCAACGGCTGCTCCTGGAACCGCTGCACTTTTTGCGAGATGTATACAGCGCCGCAGAAGCGCTTCCGCCCGCGCGACGAAGCGGAAGTTCTGGAGACCATCCGACGCTGTGGCGAGATCTATGGGGATTCCGTCAAGCGCGTGTTCCTCGCCGACGGCGACGCGATAACGCTGTCCATCCGACGCCTCGCCGCCGTGCTCGAGGCGGTCCGACGAGAACTTCCTGGCGTGCGCCGCGTCTCGAGCTACTGCCTGCCCCGCAATGTCGCCAAGAAATCGGTCGAGGAGCTGCGCGAGCTCGCAAGCCTCGGCCTCTCGCTCGTCTATGTCGGCGCAGAGTCGGGCGACGACGAGGTTCTCGCGCGCGTCAACAAGGGGGAGACCTTCGAAAGCTCCCGCGCGGCGCTGCAGAAGCTCGGAGAGGCGGGGATCAAGCGTTCGGTGATGATCCTCAACGGCCTCGGCGGCGAGACTCTATCGCGCCAGCACGCAGAGAATTCCGCGGCGCTGATGAATGCGACGCAGCCCGAGTTTCTCGCGACGCTCACCGTGAGCTTCCCGCTGGGCGAGGCGCGATTTCGCGAGAATTTCCCTCAGTGGGAGCCGCTCGACGTCGTCGGCTTGATGCGGGAGATGGAGGTTCTCCTCTCGCGGCTCGAGCTGAAGCGCACGGTCTTTCGCAGCGATCACGCCTCGAACTGGCTGATCCTCAAGGGGACCCTTGGCGCAGACAAGGAGCGGTTGCTTGGCGAGCTGCGCGCGGCCATCGCCGCGCCCGAAGCCGCGCCGCTGCGCCCGGCCTGGGCGCGGGGGTTGTGA
- the murB gene encoding UDP-N-acetylmuramate dehydrogenase, producing MGFPDISAKVPSGLRGRVAVNEPLAPFTWFRVGGPAQLLFMPADEDDLALFLRGLPLEIPVTVLGLGSNLIVRDGGVPGVVIRLSAKGFGEIEVEEGHRLRVGAAAPDVKLARAAADAGIDGLAFYRGIPGAIGGALRMNAGAHGGETKDALIEAWGVSRSGERRRFSNGEMGFSYRHCGAPDDVIFTRALFQGRQGDREIILSEMERITAAREVSQPIREKTGGSTFANPAGQKAWQLIDAAGCRGLLRGDAQVSEMHCNFLINRGAATAADIEGLGEDVRARVKASSGIELRWEIKRIGVAG from the coding sequence ATGGGTTTTCCTGATATCAGCGCAAAAGTCCCCTCCGGCCTGCGTGGACGCGTCGCGGTCAACGAGCCGCTTGCGCCTTTCACCTGGTTTCGCGTGGGGGGACCGGCGCAACTCTTGTTTATGCCGGCGGATGAAGACGATCTGGCGCTGTTCCTGCGCGGACTGCCCCTGGAGATTCCCGTCACCGTCCTGGGACTCGGCTCTAATCTGATTGTTCGCGACGGCGGCGTGCCGGGCGTCGTGATTCGCCTCTCCGCCAAAGGTTTTGGCGAGATCGAGGTGGAGGAAGGGCATCGCCTGCGCGTCGGCGCAGCCGCGCCGGATGTGAAGCTCGCGCGTGCGGCGGCAGACGCGGGAATCGACGGCCTCGCCTTCTATCGGGGCATTCCCGGCGCGATCGGAGGCGCGCTGCGCATGAACGCCGGCGCGCATGGCGGCGAGACCAAGGACGCCTTGATCGAAGCCTGGGGCGTAAGCCGGTCGGGCGAGCGCCGCCGCTTCAGCAACGGCGAGATGGGCTTCTCCTATCGCCATTGCGGCGCGCCCGACGACGTGATCTTCACGCGCGCGCTATTTCAGGGGCGGCAAGGCGACCGCGAGATCATCCTTTCCGAAATGGAGCGAATCACCGCCGCGCGCGAAGTCTCCCAGCCCATTCGCGAGAAGACGGGCGGCTCGACCTTCGCAAATCCGGCCGGGCAAAAGGCCTGGCAGTTGATCGACGCCGCCGGCTGCCGCGGCCTCCTCCGCGGCGATGCCCAAGTCAGCGAGATGCATTGCAACTTCCTGATCAACCGGGGGGCTGCGACGGCGGCGGACATCGAAGGTCTTGGCGAAGACGTTCGCGCACGCGTGAAGGCCTCGAGCGGGATCGAGTTGCGCTGGGAGATCAAGCGAATCGGCGTCGCGGGCTGA
- a CDS encoding MucR family transcriptional regulator, which yields MTSTNNIELAAEIVSAYVSNNSVPAGDLPALINDVHAALVRVGTGVVVAPTEPPKPAVAVKKSVTNDHIICLEDGKKFKSLKRHLRTQYGLSPEEYREKWGLPSDYPMVAPNYAKARSNLAKQMGLGQQRRRRASK from the coding sequence ATGACATCCACCAACAACATCGAACTCGCAGCTGAGATAGTCTCCGCGTATGTCAGCAACAATTCCGTGCCTGCGGGCGACTTGCCTGCGCTGATCAACGACGTCCATGCGGCGCTCGTGCGCGTGGGCACCGGTGTCGTCGTCGCGCCGACCGAGCCGCCTAAACCCGCGGTGGCGGTCAAGAAATCGGTCACGAACGATCACATCATCTGTCTCGAGGACGGCAAGAAGTTCAAGTCGCTGAAGCGTCATTTGCGCACGCAATACGGACTCTCGCCGGAGGAATACCGCGAGAAGTGGGGTCTTCCTTCTGATTACCCGATGGTTGCGCCCAATTACGCCAAGGCGCGCTCCAATCTGGCCAAACAAATGGGCCTCGGCCAGCAGCGCCGACGTCGCGCGTCCAAGTGA
- a CDS encoding heavy-metal-associated domain-containing protein, whose product MSTVFDVEKMSCQNCVKHVTKAVQGVEPGAQVQVELSTGKVTVTPSPADPGAVAKAIQDAGYPAQVAG is encoded by the coding sequence ATGAGCACGGTCTTCGACGTGGAAAAAATGTCCTGTCAGAACTGCGTGAAGCACGTGACGAAAGCCGTGCAGGGCGTGGAGCCGGGCGCGCAGGTTCAAGTGGAGCTTTCGACCGGCAAGGTCACCGTGACGCCCTCGCCGGCAGACCCGGGGGCGGTCGCGAAGGCTATTCAAGACGCCGGCTATCCGGCGCAGGTCGCAGGATAG
- the rph gene encoding ribonuclease PH has product MRPSKRALDEMRPVSFERNVARYAEGSCLVKFGATHVLCTASLEDKPPQWLRGQGRGWVTAEYAMLPRATHTRSRREVTSGKPSGRTQEIQRLIGRSLRAVTNLPAMGERQIVVDCDVLQADGGTRTAAITGGWIALRDCFEWMRARSIVKDSPLRDHVAAVSCGMFEGKPVLDLDYAEDSIAETDANFVITGSGGLVEVQATAEGSVFTTDELARLLALAQKGVDELLALQKSALA; this is encoded by the coding sequence ATGCGTCCCAGCAAACGCGCCCTCGACGAGATGCGCCCGGTCAGCTTCGAGCGGAACGTCGCCCGCTATGCGGAGGGCTCCTGCCTCGTCAAATTCGGCGCCACGCACGTGCTTTGCACGGCTTCGCTCGAGGACAAGCCGCCCCAATGGCTACGAGGTCAAGGCCGGGGCTGGGTCACCGCAGAATATGCGATGTTGCCGCGCGCGACCCACACGCGTTCCCGCCGCGAGGTGACCTCTGGCAAGCCCTCCGGCCGCACCCAGGAAATCCAGCGGCTCATCGGACGCTCGCTGCGCGCCGTCACCAACCTTCCGGCGATGGGCGAGCGCCAGATCGTCGTCGATTGCGACGTGCTGCAGGCGGACGGCGGCACACGCACTGCGGCGATCACCGGCGGCTGGATCGCGCTGCGTGACTGTTTCGAGTGGATGCGGGCGCGCTCGATCGTCAAGGATTCGCCGCTGCGCGATCACGTCGCCGCGGTCTCCTGCGGCATGTTCGAGGGCAAGCCCGTCCTCGATCTCGATTACGCCGAGGATTCGATCGCCGAGACGGACGCCAATTTCGTCATCACGGGGTCGGGTGGCCTCGTCGAGGTGCAGGCGACGGCGGAAGGCTCGGTATTCACCACGGACGAGCTCGCGCGCCTGCTAGCGCTTGCGCAAAAGGGCGTCGACGAGCTCCTGGCCTTGCAAAAGTCGGCGCTCGCGTGA
- the rdgB gene encoding RdgB/HAM1 family non-canonical purine NTP pyrophosphatase produces MSSRKLEGRLVVASHNPGKLWELRQLLSPHGVETVSVGELGLPEPEETEPTFAGNALLKARTAAFASGLPAFADDSGLCVEALDGAPGIYSARWAGPERDFGEAMARVERELKERGATQPFRAHFLCALAVVWPDGHVEEFEGRIDGVLVFPPRGTKGFGYDPIFLPEGLDKTFGEMMSAEKHAMPHDGSRALSHRARAFQALAASLL; encoded by the coding sequence GTGAGCTCGCGCAAGCTCGAAGGCCGCCTCGTCGTGGCCTCTCATAATCCAGGCAAGCTTTGGGAGCTGCGGCAGCTGCTTTCGCCCCATGGCGTCGAAACGGTGTCCGTGGGGGAGCTCGGCCTGCCAGAGCCCGAGGAGACCGAGCCGACCTTCGCCGGTAACGCGCTTCTCAAGGCGCGGACCGCAGCTTTCGCCTCGGGCTTGCCCGCCTTCGCCGACGATTCCGGGCTTTGCGTCGAGGCGCTCGACGGCGCCCCGGGCATCTATTCGGCGCGTTGGGCCGGGCCTGAACGTGACTTCGGAGAGGCCATGGCGCGCGTGGAGCGCGAGCTGAAGGAGCGGGGCGCGACGCAGCCCTTTCGCGCGCATTTCCTCTGCGCGCTGGCGGTCGTCTGGCCCGACGGCCATGTCGAGGAATTCGAGGGGCGGATCGACGGCGTCCTGGTCTTCCCGCCGCGCGGGACCAAGGGATTCGGCTACGATCCGATTTTCCTGCCCGAGGGGCTCGACAAGACCTTCGGCGAGATGATGTCGGCCGAAAAGCACGCCATGCCGCACGACGGATCCCGGGCGCTCTCCCATCGCGCCCGCGCCTTTCAGGCCCTCGCGGCGTCGTTGCTTTAA
- a CDS encoding extracellular solute-binding protein codes for MKELRLLPPVSRRRLLQTGAASLALTGVTRRLLAATPEGETESHGLSTFGELAEPADFKHFGYVNPNAPKGGVLIESPASPTFDTLNGYVLRGNAAQGLGLTFDSLMVGSLDERDALYGLVAKSVRISPDRLTYRFTLRPEARFHDGSKLTAHDAAFSLNILRSKGHPVIAQTLRDLQSAEAEADDVLVLRFAAGRARDLPLFAAGQPIFSKAYYAKRDFEATTLEPPLASSAYRIDQLEQGRFIVYKRVPDYWGKDLPVNVGQSNFDVIRFEYFGDSQVAFEAFKAGAFSEREENIARVWSTGYDFPAFKEGRVKRIEIPNANIPGIQGWVFNTRRKVFADPRVREAIGLCFDFDWTSRNLMYDAYKRISSYFENSPCAAKGPPSDAEKALLEPFRDKLPERVFGEPPASPVSDGSGQDRALLKRASDLFAAAGCRRKDNALLLPDGKPLEFEFLDFSNLLERHTHPFIKNLKLLGVNARMRVVDAAQFKQRLDDFDFDIVVDNLTMGWSPGEELQNYFSSKTARVTGSRNLAGTADPVADALIEKALVAETREELETTCRALDRVLRSGFYRVFHWYNPVHRLAFWDAYGRPQTPPRFDPGVISSWWWDAERAKQINFPMR; via the coding sequence GTGAAAGAGCTGCGCCTCCTGCCTCCCGTTTCGCGCCGACGACTGCTGCAGACCGGCGCCGCAAGTCTGGCGCTGACGGGCGTCACGCGCCGACTCCTCGCGGCTACGCCGGAGGGCGAGACGGAGAGTCATGGTCTCTCCACCTTTGGCGAGCTGGCCGAACCGGCGGACTTCAAGCACTTCGGCTATGTCAATCCGAACGCCCCGAAAGGCGGCGTGCTGATCGAGTCGCCGGCCTCGCCGACTTTCGACACGCTGAACGGCTACGTGCTGCGCGGCAACGCAGCCCAAGGGCTCGGGCTGACGTTCGACAGCCTGATGGTGGGGAGCTTAGACGAGCGCGACGCGCTTTACGGGCTCGTCGCGAAATCCGTGCGCATTTCCCCCGATAGACTCACCTACCGTTTCACGCTGCGACCCGAGGCGCGCTTTCACGACGGCTCGAAGCTCACGGCCCATGACGCCGCCTTCTCGCTCAATATTCTGCGCAGCAAAGGCCATCCGGTCATCGCCCAGACGCTGCGCGATCTGCAAAGCGCCGAGGCCGAGGCGGACGATGTCCTTGTCTTGCGCTTTGCGGCAGGGCGCGCGCGCGACCTTCCGCTCTTCGCCGCCGGTCAGCCCATCTTCTCGAAAGCCTATTACGCGAAACGCGACTTCGAGGCGACCACGCTCGAGCCGCCGCTCGCCTCGAGCGCCTATAGGATCGATCAGCTCGAGCAGGGGCGGTTCATCGTTTACAAACGCGTGCCCGACTATTGGGGCAAAGACCTTCCCGTCAATGTGGGACAGTCGAATTTCGACGTGATCCGTTTCGAATATTTCGGCGACAGCCAGGTCGCCTTCGAGGCGTTCAAGGCGGGGGCTTTCAGCGAGCGCGAGGAGAACATCGCGCGCGTCTGGTCGACAGGCTACGACTTTCCGGCTTTCAAGGAAGGCCGCGTCAAGCGCATCGAGATTCCCAACGCCAATATTCCCGGGATCCAGGGTTGGGTCTTCAACACGCGGCGCAAAGTTTTTGCCGATCCCCGCGTGCGCGAGGCGATTGGGCTCTGCTTCGATTTCGACTGGACGAGCCGCAATTTGATGTATGACGCCTATAAGCGCATCTCGTCCTATTTCGAAAACTCGCCCTGCGCCGCCAAGGGGCCCCCGAGCGACGCCGAGAAGGCGTTGCTTGAGCCCTTCCGCGATAAATTGCCGGAGCGGGTTTTCGGCGAGCCGCCGGCGTCGCCGGTTTCCGACGGCTCGGGCCAGGATCGCGCCCTCTTGAAGCGCGCCTCCGACCTCTTCGCCGCGGCCGGCTGCCGGCGCAAGGACAATGCGCTGCTGCTCCCCGACGGCAAGCCGTTGGAATTCGAGTTCCTCGACTTTTCCAATCTGCTCGAGCGCCACACCCACCCCTTCATCAAGAATCTCAAGCTTCTCGGCGTCAACGCGCGGATGCGCGTGGTCGACGCCGCCCAGTTCAAGCAGCGGCTCGACGATTTCGATTTCGACATCGTGGTCGACAATCTGACGATGGGTTGGTCGCCTGGCGAGGAGCTGCAGAATTACTTCAGTTCGAAGACCGCGAGGGTGACCGGGTCGCGAAACCTCGCCGGCACGGCCGATCCCGTCGCCGACGCGCTGATCGAGAAGGCGTTGGTCGCCGAAACGCGCGAGGAGCTCGAGACCACCTGCCGCGCCCTCGATCGCGTCCTGCGTTCAGGTTTCTACCGCGTGTTTCACTGGTATAACCCCGTGCATCGCTTGGCCTTTTGGGATGCCTATGGCCGGCCGCAGACGCCGCCGCGATTCGATCCCGGCGTCATCTCGAGCTGGTGGTGGGACGCCGAGAGAGCCAAGCAGATCAACTTTCCGATGCGCTGA
- a CDS encoding microcin C ABC transporter permease YejB, giving the protein MAAYILRRVLLMIPTILGIMLISFTIIQFAPGGPVERIIAQLQGFDVGATSRFSGGGSEVGQGQGTQATIGAADASSKYRGAQGLDPKFVAELEKQFGFDKPAWERFLLMVKNYAMFDFGRSYFRDEKVIKLIGERLPVSISLGLWMTLISYLISIPLGIAKAVRDGGKFDAWTSNLIVVGNAVPSFLFAMLLIVLFCGGSFWQIFPLRGLVSENFSELSLPGKIGDYLWHITLPVLAMTLGAFATQTMLTKNSFLDEIRKQYVQTARMKGLTERRVLYGHVFRNAMLIVIAGFPGAFVHAFFTGSVLIETIFTIDGLGLLSFEAIVNRDYPVVFADLYIFAMLSLVVNLVSDLVYTWVDPRIDFETREV; this is encoded by the coding sequence ATGGCGGCTTATATCCTGCGGCGTGTGCTGCTCATGATCCCGACGATCCTCGGGATCATGCTCATCTCCTTCACGATCATCCAGTTCGCGCCGGGCGGGCCCGTGGAGCGCATCATCGCGCAGCTCCAGGGCTTCGACGTTGGGGCAACCTCGCGCTTCTCGGGGGGCGGCAGCGAGGTCGGACAGGGCCAAGGCACGCAGGCGACGATCGGCGCCGCCGACGCCTCCTCGAAATATCGGGGCGCGCAGGGGCTCGATCCCAAATTCGTGGCCGAGCTCGAGAAGCAGTTCGGCTTCGACAAGCCGGCCTGGGAGCGCTTCCTGCTGATGGTCAAGAACTACGCGATGTTCGACTTCGGCCGCAGCTATTTCCGCGACGAGAAGGTCATCAAGCTCATCGGCGAGCGGCTTCCCGTCTCCATCTCGCTCGGTCTTTGGATGACGCTGATTTCCTACTTGATCTCCATTCCGCTCGGGATCGCCAAGGCCGTTCGCGACGGCGGCAAATTCGACGCCTGGACCTCGAACCTCATCGTCGTCGGCAACGCCGTTCCGAGCTTTCTCTTCGCGATGCTGCTGATCGTGCTCTTTTGCGGCGGGTCGTTTTGGCAGATCTTCCCGCTGCGCGGCCTCGTCTCGGAGAATTTCTCGGAACTGTCGCTGCCGGGCAAAATCGGCGACTATTTGTGGCACATAACACTGCCGGTCCTCGCGATGACGCTCGGCGCCTTCGCCACCCAGACCATGCTGACGAAGAACTCCTTTCTCGACGAGATCCGCAAGCAATATGTGCAGACGGCGCGCATGAAGGGGCTTACCGAACGGCGCGTGCTCTATGGCCATGTGTTCCGCAATGCGATGCTGATCGTCATCGCCGGCTTTCCCGGCGCCTTCGTGCACGCCTTCTTCACCGGCTCCGTGCTGATCGAGACGATTTTCACGATCGACGGGCTCGGGCTCCTCTCCTTCGAGGCGATCGTCAACCGGGACTATCCGGTCGTCTTCGCGGATCTCTACATCTTCGCGATGCTCTCGCTCGTCGTGAATCTGGTCTCGGACCTCGTCTACACCTGGGTCGATCCGCGCATCGACTTTGAAACCCGCGAGGTATGA
- a CDS encoding ABC transporter permease, with protein sequence MTEAPALDASRSFLGLHLTPLDERRLENFKANRRGFWSFWVFLALFVISLSSNVIANDRPILAFYKGELLFPIFVSYPEEKFGGFYAHTDYRDPTIAREIDQHGWLLWPPIRFSYDTHNLDLPTPAPSPPTWLLNKAQCEAAAAKVIPPGAPNRGCRDIEWNWLGTDDQGRDVVARLLYGFRISVLFGLILSSVSSVVGVAAGAVQGYFGGKVDLIAQRFIEIWSSLPQLYLLIIVSSFITPGFFILLGILLLFSWVTLVHVVRAEFLRARNFEYVNAARALGLSDGKIIWRHLLPNATVATLTFLPFILNSSITTLTSLDFLGFGLPPGSPSLGELLLQGKSNLQAPWLGLTGFIVIASMLSLLLFVGEGVRDAFDPRKTFR encoded by the coding sequence ATGACCGAAGCGCCCGCGCTCGACGCGTCACGCTCCTTCCTCGGGCTCCATCTCACGCCGCTCGACGAGCGCCGGCTGGAAAATTTCAAGGCCAACCGCCGGGGCTTCTGGTCCTTCTGGGTCTTCCTCGCGCTGTTCGTGATCTCGCTCTCTTCCAATGTCATCGCCAACGACCGGCCCATTTTGGCCTTCTATAAGGGCGAGCTGCTCTTTCCGATTTTCGTCTCCTATCCGGAGGAGAAATTCGGCGGCTTTTACGCGCATACGGACTATCGCGACCCGACGATCGCCCGGGAGATCGACCAGCACGGCTGGCTCTTGTGGCCGCCGATCCGCTTTTCCTATGACACGCATAATCTCGATCTGCCGACGCCGGCCCCGTCGCCGCCGACCTGGCTGCTCAACAAGGCGCAATGCGAAGCCGCCGCAGCGAAGGTGATCCCGCCGGGCGCGCCCAATCGCGGTTGTCGCGACATTGAATGGAACTGGCTCGGCACGGACGATCAGGGCCGCGACGTCGTCGCGCGTCTGCTTTACGGCTTCCGCATCTCGGTGCTGTTCGGCCTCATCCTCTCCTCAGTCTCCTCTGTGGTCGGCGTCGCCGCGGGCGCCGTGCAGGGCTATTTCGGCGGAAAGGTCGATCTGATCGCGCAGCGCTTCATCGAAATCTGGTCGTCGCTGCCGCAGCTTTATCTCCTGATCATCGTCTCGTCCTTCATAACTCCGGGCTTCTTCATATTGCTCGGAATTCTGCTACTCTTCTCTTGGGTCACGCTTGTGCATGTCGTGCGCGCCGAATTCCTGCGGGCGCGCAACTTCGAATATGTCAATGCGGCGCGCGCGCTCGGTCTCTCCGACGGGAAGATCATCTGGCGCCATCTTCTACCCAACGCCACGGTCGCAACGCTGACCTTCCTGCCCTTCATTCTGAACTCCTCGATCACAACCCTCACCTCGCTCGATTTTTTGGGCTTCGGCCTGCCGCCCGGCTCGCCTTCGCTGGGCGAGCTGCTGCTGCAGGGCAAGTCGAACCTCCAAGCGCCATGGCTCGGGCTCACGGGATTCATCGTGATCGCCTCCATGCTCTCGCTCTTGCTCTTTGTCGGCGAAGGGGTCCGCGACGCCTTCGACCCGAGGAAGACTTTCCGGTGA
- a CDS encoding type II toxin-antitoxin system VapC family toxin, which translates to MRSKIYLDANVFIYFVEGEEVVATAVRDLFACLVKNASLAVTSELTLAEVLAPPRRQTALSLPVKQRLYMDLIAEGGVVQLEPVTRDILVGTASLRLTTACKLADAIHLVTAIHTDCKFFMSGDSDMRRTPNGMVWLPPTADGVRAFLDRLT; encoded by the coding sequence GTGCGTTCCAAAATCTATCTTGACGCCAATGTCTTCATCTATTTCGTTGAGGGCGAAGAGGTTGTCGCCACAGCCGTGCGCGATCTGTTCGCCTGTCTCGTGAAGAATGCGAGCCTCGCGGTGACCAGTGAGCTCACGCTCGCCGAAGTTTTGGCTCCGCCCAGGCGGCAGACGGCCCTGTCTCTGCCGGTCAAGCAGCGCCTCTACATGGACTTGATCGCAGAAGGCGGCGTTGTGCAACTTGAGCCCGTCACCAGAGACATCCTTGTCGGGACGGCGAGTTTGAGGCTTACGACGGCTTGCAAGCTTGCCGACGCAATACACCTCGTGACCGCAATCCACACCGACTGCAAATTTTTCATGTCTGGCGACTCTGACATGAGGCGTACGCCTAACGGAATGGTATGGCTGCCGCCCACGGCTGACGGGGTGCGCGCCTTTTTGGACAGGCTGACATGA